Proteins encoded by one window of Mariniplasma anaerobium:
- the speB gene encoding agmatinase, producing the protein MKMNKVDLSFQSCKSTYEEADVVIFSVPMDATTSFRPGTRFAGNAIRVDSIGVEWYSPYRERDLNEFKTADVGDLDLPIGAVEDALEIVYNTTKTILKDNKVPMMVGGEHLVSYPVIKAVFESYPNLHIIHLDAHTDLRENFFGRELSHATFMRHVHKFVGDKKIFQFGIRSGEKPEFDWAKEESGHIFQRKFDFEGLDKVCEQLKDVPVYITIDLDVLDPSVFPGTGTPEPGGMQYKDLLWAFDQFEKLNNLVAADFVELSPMLDPSGASTAVAAKTLREMVLLLQKNLEKRK; encoded by the coding sequence ATGAAGATGAATAAAGTAGATTTATCATTCCAAAGTTGTAAAAGCACATATGAAGAAGCAGATGTAGTTATATTTAGTGTACCTATGGATGCGACAACATCTTTTAGACCAGGAACACGTTTTGCAGGTAATGCTATTAGAGTTGACTCAATTGGAGTTGAATGGTATTCCCCTTATAGAGAGCGCGACTTAAATGAATTTAAGACCGCTGATGTTGGAGACTTAGATTTACCTATTGGCGCTGTAGAAGATGCCTTAGAAATCGTTTATAACACGACTAAGACTATTTTAAAGGATAACAAAGTACCAATGATGGTTGGTGGTGAACATTTAGTAAGCTATCCAGTGATTAAAGCAGTTTTTGAATCTTATCCGAATTTGCATATTATACATTTAGATGCACATACAGATTTAAGAGAAAACTTTTTTGGTAGAGAATTATCACATGCAACATTTATGAGACATGTTCATAAATTTGTCGGTGATAAAAAGATTTTCCAATTTGGTATCAGAAGTGGTGAAAAACCAGAATTTGATTGGGCCAAAGAAGAAAGCGGACATATTTTCCAACGAAAATTTGATTTTGAAGGCTTAGATAAAGTTTGTGAGCAATTAAAAGATGTCCCTGTTTATATCACGATTGATCTTGATGTTTTAGATCCATCAGTATTCCCTGGAACAGGGACTCCAGAACCAGGTGGAATGCAGTATAAAGATCTATTATGGGCATTTGATCAATTTGAAAAATTAAACAATTTGGTTGCTGCTGATTTTGTAGAATTATCACCAATGTTAGATCCTAGTGGAGCTTCAACTGCTGTTGCAGCTAAAACATTAAGAGAAATGGTATTGCTTTTACAAAAGAACCTAGAAAAAAGAAAATAG
- a CDS encoding aminotransferase class I/II-fold pyridoxal phosphate-dependent enzyme has protein sequence MEKDHNLTPFYTKLKAYADSGAICHDVPGHKLGQIDNDMMDYTGKQIFKLDANAPRGMDNLNRPQGVILEATELMADAFGAEKSYFLTGGTTMGILSMIMSTCRAKEKIILPRNVHKSAINALILSGAVPIFVKPYIDQELGIANHMDYEEVKKAIIENPDAMGVLVINPTYFGVTSDLERIVTLAHEYDMKVLVDEAHGSHFPFSNKLPIGAMEAGADLASCSLHKTVGSLTQSSILIAQGPRVDHMRLRSTINMIQSTSPSSLLLASLDIARKSIYQKGPKQLPELIDMAKKTREQINQIPGLKALGKAYFLSRNAFNYDETKIIIKVSELGLTGFDVYKELSDTYKIQVELAETHLVLAVLSIGTTQKDLDVLVEALTKISETYIGMHLEPIAPKIKYSYPEAYTRPREAYHAPKKYMPIAQAVDEIAAESIMIYPPGIPIVIPGEIISQDILDDLEFYQRSGSVILSDTESGYIKIIDKEYWMKWSEDEDE, from the coding sequence ATGGAAAAAGATCATAACCTAACACCATTCTATACAAAACTAAAAGCATACGCTGATAGTGGAGCAATTTGTCATGATGTACCAGGTCACAAGCTTGGACAAATTGATAACGATATGATGGATTATACCGGAAAACAAATATTTAAACTTGATGCAAACGCACCAAGGGGCATGGATAATTTAAATAGGCCCCAAGGTGTTATATTAGAAGCAACTGAACTTATGGCTGATGCCTTCGGTGCAGAAAAATCTTATTTTTTGACCGGTGGGACGACCATGGGTATTTTATCTATGATTATGAGCACGTGTAGAGCTAAAGAAAAAATAATTTTACCTAGAAATGTACATAAATCAGCTATTAACGCACTTATTTTAAGTGGGGCTGTTCCTATATTTGTAAAACCATACATTGATCAAGAATTGGGTATCGCTAATCATATGGATTATGAAGAAGTTAAAAAGGCGATTATCGAAAATCCAGATGCTATGGGTGTATTAGTTATTAACCCAACATATTTTGGAGTTACAAGTGATTTAGAAAGAATTGTGACACTTGCTCATGAATATGATATGAAAGTTTTAGTAGATGAAGCACATGGATCACATTTTCCATTCTCTAATAAACTTCCTATAGGTGCAATGGAAGCTGGTGCAGATCTTGCATCATGCTCGCTACATAAAACTGTAGGATCATTAACGCAAAGCTCAATTTTAATTGCACAAGGTCCAAGAGTTGATCATATGCGATTAAGATCTACCATTAATATGATTCAATCAACATCCCCATCTAGCTTACTTTTAGCAAGTTTAGATATCGCAAGAAAATCAATCTATCAAAAAGGACCGAAACAATTACCTGAATTGATAGATATGGCAAAAAAAACAAGAGAACAAATCAATCAAATCCCTGGATTAAAAGCATTAGGCAAAGCATATTTTTTATCTAGAAATGCTTTTAACTATGATGAGACTAAAATTATTATTAAAGTTTCTGAATTAGGGCTCACAGGATTTGATGTTTATAAAGAATTATCAGATACATATAAAATTCAAGTAGAATTAGCCGAAACGCATTTAGTCTTAGCAGTATTATCTATAGGGACTACACAAAAAGATTTAGATGTATTAGTAGAAGCTTTAACTAAAATCAGCGAAACTTATATTGGTATGCATCTTGAACCGATTGCACCTAAGATTAAATACAGTTATCCTGAAGCTTACACAAGACCTAGAGAGGCATATCATGCACCAAAGAAATATATGCCTATTGCTCAAGCTGTAGATGAGATTGCTGCTGAATCTATTATGATCTACCCACCAGGTATACCCATTGTTATTCCAGGTGAGATTATTAGTCAAGATATCTTAGATGACTTAGAATTCTATCAAAGAAGTGGATCAGTTATATTAAGTGATACAGAAAGTGGATATATAAAAATTATTGATAAAGAGTATTGGATGAAATGGAGCGAAGATGAAGATGAATAA
- a CDS encoding mechanosensitive ion channel family protein, translating to MNFNILLSQTLTNSFLTAAIVLGIVLVLFIEKKLLKNEETVNKWFVAVIYIITFALLISAILGMFALWGYDLALYVENTLNNLALGLADNLGRIISSTVVIVLTFFIMKFSKIAFVKIGRKEGRSQRRRKTVGKLLSSVTRYAVGIIAIVSVLSIWGVNVGPALAGLGIMGLVIGLGAQKFINDLISGFFIIFEQHFDVDDVIEVQGFKGVVTSIGLKTTKIRNWKGDVKILANGDVTNITNYSRNLSMAIVEFGVAYKEDIGKVVEVLTANLPKFKVLYPVIVEEPIVSGVIALNSSSVDIRVIAKTLNEQHYGIERALRQFIKTLLDENGIEIPFPQVVVHQPSPKK from the coding sequence ATGAATTTTAACATATTATTATCACAAACTTTAACAAACTCATTTCTTACGGCTGCAATCGTCCTTGGGATTGTTTTAGTTCTATTTATAGAAAAAAAATTATTAAAAAATGAAGAGACTGTAAATAAATGGTTTGTTGCGGTTATTTATATCATTACATTTGCATTATTGATATCTGCTATCTTGGGAATGTTTGCTTTATGGGGATATGATTTAGCTCTTTATGTAGAAAATACTTTAAATAATCTTGCTTTAGGTTTAGCTGATAATTTAGGACGCATTATATCTTCTACAGTTGTAATTGTTTTAACATTCTTTATTATGAAATTTAGTAAAATTGCATTTGTAAAGATAGGTAGAAAAGAAGGTCGCTCACAAAGACGAAGAAAAACTGTTGGTAAACTGCTTTCTTCAGTAACTAGATATGCTGTTGGCATCATTGCAATCGTCTCAGTTTTATCCATATGGGGAGTTAATGTTGGTCCTGCACTAGCAGGTCTTGGAATTATGGGTTTAGTTATCGGTCTTGGTGCTCAAAAATTTATCAATGACTTGATCTCAGGTTTCTTTATTATCTTTGAGCAACATTTTGATGTTGATGATGTTATTGAAGTTCAAGGGTTTAAAGGTGTTGTGACTAGTATCGGTTTAAAAACAACTAAAATCAGAAACTGGAAAGGCGATGTGAAAATTCTTGCTAATGGTGACGTGACAAATATTACGAATTATTCAAGAAATCTTTCAATGGCTATTGTTGAATTTGGAGTTGCTTATAAAGAAGATATTGGAAAAGTTGTTGAAGTGTTAACAGCTAATCTTCCAAAATTCAAGGTTTTATATCCAGTGATTGTCGAAGAACCTATAGTTTCTGGTGTTATCGCATTAAACTCATCAAGTGTTGATATAAGAGTTATCGCAAAAACTTTAAATGAACAACATTATGGTATTGAAAGAGCTTTAAGACAGTTTATTAAAACGCTCTTAGATGAAAATGGTATTGAAATTCCATTCCCACAAGTTGTTGTACATCAACCAAGTCCCAAAAAATAA
- the feoB gene encoding ferrous iron transport protein B: MKVALIGNQNSGKTTLFNLLTGHNQKIGNWPGVTIERKEGRIRSTDFDIIDLPGIYSLSPYTIEEEISRKYLFEDNVDLILNIIDSTNLERSLYLTTQLLELDIPVIVALNMSDIALQRGIDIDYKYLEEKLDTTMIPISALKKTGVFDLIQVIKSQAYRKNNYTHIYDHELEDCLKKIESEIKHDHERYIAVKLIENDPDFEEFHQNGSKKIVETLCMTYNRDMEQIIADERYRYIENIRDESIKSSKQNMTVTDKLDRIFLNRFLAIPIFILIMFSVYYLAAGPVGSATVNFVIKYMDIFSLWMSQRLDVWGASAWSKSLVVDGIFAGVGAILSFLPQLAILFLLISFLETTGYMSRIAFFLDKVFQKVGLSGKSLIPFIIGSGCSIPAIMSARTIHDETEKKMTILLTPFVPCSAKLPIIVLFAGYFFGDYSGLVSVSLYFFAVIVIILSALIMKTILFKGKTTSFILELPNYKLPNYRYIFKDVFDKVFAFVKQAGSIIVIASIAVWFLLNFSFRLEYGIESSASMLAGIGKLFSWIFYPFLGTFSWEATVSAIQGLVAKEQIVASMAIIAGNSEQVNDGIFIFNSAAFSFFTPASAYAFMVFNLFSAPCFGAIGAMRRELGTTKRMWKAVFFQTGIAWLMATLVYQFLHIFEVVL; encoded by the coding sequence ATGAAAGTCGCTTTAATAGGAAACCAAAATTCCGGGAAAACAACGCTCTTTAATCTCTTAACTGGACATAATCAAAAAATCGGGAATTGGCCTGGTGTGACCATTGAAAGAAAAGAAGGTCGCATAAGATCTACAGATTTTGATATTATTGATTTACCTGGGATTTATTCTTTAAGTCCTTATACGATTGAAGAAGAAATCTCAAGAAAATATTTATTTGAAGATAATGTTGATCTTATTTTAAACATTATAGATTCTACAAATCTAGAAAGATCTCTATATTTAACAACACAATTATTAGAACTAGATATTCCAGTGATTGTTGCACTTAATATGAGTGATATAGCACTTCAAAGAGGCATTGATATAGATTATAAGTATTTAGAAGAAAAACTTGATACAACTATGATTCCTATATCTGCATTAAAGAAGACTGGAGTGTTCGATTTAATTCAAGTGATTAAATCACAAGCATACAGAAAGAATAATTATACGCATATATATGATCACGAGTTAGAAGATTGTCTAAAAAAAATAGAATCTGAAATCAAGCACGATCATGAAAGATATATAGCTGTTAAGCTTATTGAAAATGATCCAGATTTTGAAGAATTTCATCAAAATGGTTCAAAAAAAATAGTAGAAACACTTTGTATGACTTACAATAGGGACATGGAACAAATCATTGCAGATGAACGATATAGATATATCGAAAACATTAGAGATGAGTCTATAAAATCATCTAAGCAAAACATGACTGTTACTGATAAGTTAGATCGCATATTTTTAAATAGATTTTTAGCAATCCCTATCTTTATTTTGATTATGTTTTCTGTGTATTACCTAGCAGCTGGTCCTGTTGGATCTGCGACTGTAAATTTTGTAATTAAATACATGGATATTTTTAGTCTATGGATGTCACAAAGACTAGACGTCTGGGGAGCTTCAGCTTGGTCTAAGAGTTTAGTCGTCGATGGAATTTTTGCCGGGGTTGGTGCTATCTTATCGTTTTTACCACAATTAGCTATTTTATTTTTATTAATTTCTTTCTTAGAAACAACTGGATATATGAGTAGAATCGCATTTTTCTTAGATAAAGTATTTCAAAAAGTAGGGTTATCAGGAAAATCTTTGATCCCCTTTATTATAGGTAGTGGATGTAGTATTCCAGCGATTATGTCAGCGAGAACAATTCACGATGAAACTGAAAAGAAGATGACAATTTTGTTAACACCATTTGTACCATGTAGTGCAAAATTACCAATTATCGTTTTATTTGCAGGTTATTTCTTTGGTGATTATTCAGGATTGGTAAGTGTATCTCTTTATTTCTTTGCAGTTATTGTTATTATTTTATCAGCATTAATTATGAAGACAATTTTGTTTAAAGGTAAAACAACAAGTTTTATTCTAGAACTACCAAATTACAAACTACCAAATTATCGATATATATTTAAAGATGTATTTGATAAAGTGTTTGCCTTTGTAAAACAAGCTGGATCGATTATAGTAATAGCATCGATTGCAGTATGGTTTTTATTGAACTTTTCATTTAGACTAGAATATGGAATCGAATCATCAGCATCTATGCTTGCAGGTATAGGTAAATTGTTTTCTTGGATATTTTATCCATTTTTAGGAACATTTAGTTGGGAAGCAACTGTTTCTGCTATACAAGGTTTAGTAGCTAAAGAACAAATTGTTGCATCTATGGCAATCATTGCTGGAAATTCAGAACAAGTAAATGATGGCATATTCATTTTTAATAGTGCAGCCTTTAGTTTTTTCACACCAGCATCTGCGTATGCTTTTATGGTATTTAATTTATTTAGTGCACCATGCTTTGGAGCAATCGGTGCGATGAGAAGAGAACTAGGAACAACAAAGAGAATGTGGAAAGCTGTTTTTTTCCAAACTGGCATAGCTTGGTTAATGGCAACATTAGTTTATCAGTTCTTACATATATTTGAGGTGGTATTATGA
- a CDS encoding FeoA family protein, with protein MARRKIYKKHDLATLADLTHGQKAKVVKLNTIDKALRRRLLDMGITEGVQIKIKRIAPLGDPYDIELRGYELCLRKKDLSLIDVEVIS; from the coding sequence ATGGCAAGAAGAAAAATATATAAAAAACATGATCTTGCGACATTAGCTGACCTTACGCATGGACAAAAAGCTAAAGTTGTAAAACTTAATACAATAGATAAAGCCCTAAGAAGAAGATTATTAGATATGGGGATAACTGAAGGCGTTCAAATAAAAATAAAAAGAATTGCGCCACTTGGTGATCCTTATGATATTGAGCTTAGAGGCTATGAACTTTGTCTTAGAAAAAAAGATTTAAGTCTAATAGATGTTGAGGTGATTTCATGA
- a CDS encoding GGDEF domain-containing protein yields the protein MYIEIQKNVLSIIILAILYISLIRQLNWKEYLNRVFLYLIWFNIACIVLDSIIILTSANTSLIPNIMLYVSVGLYYVLAPAIALLWLIYVDLTIYGDKNRLFKISIMPSVIIIINLILVMASYKYDLIFNINNQNVFSRGSYFFITIALSTIVLMYTMIHIYNNKHTIRKQEYITLMLFGVPPLISGIFLIFFKDMNFVWNSLVISQLLVYIYIQSKITNTDFLTGLFNRREYEFRVKQLKNNKLKHVEISGIMIDINDFKKINDDNGHKFGDEALIATSKMLEASVRKQDCVFRVGGDEFIVIIFSEERDIINDIIKRIDKEFVKFNQSTELPFELSYSMGKGVFDEKKHNDINDFFEHLDFMMYDQKKVYKEKCKS from the coding sequence TTGTATATTGAAATTCAAAAGAACGTACTATCAATCATCATATTAGCAATTTTATATATCAGTTTAATCAGGCAACTTAATTGGAAAGAATATCTTAATAGGGTATTTTTATATTTGATTTGGTTCAATATAGCTTGTATAGTGCTTGATTCAATTATTATACTTACAAGTGCGAATACATCACTTATTCCAAATATTATGCTTTATGTAAGTGTAGGATTATACTATGTATTAGCTCCAGCAATCGCATTATTATGGTTGATTTACGTAGATCTTACAATTTATGGAGATAAAAATAGACTATTTAAAATCTCTATTATGCCAAGTGTAATCATCATTATTAATCTAATACTTGTTATGGCTAGTTATAAATATGACCTTATCTTTAATATTAATAATCAAAATGTATTTTCTAGAGGAAGCTATTTCTTTATAACAATTGCTTTATCAACCATTGTATTAATGTATACAATGATTCATATATATAATAATAAACACACCATTCGTAAACAAGAATATATAACTTTGATGCTTTTTGGGGTACCACCTCTAATTTCTGGAATTTTCTTAATCTTTTTTAAAGACATGAATTTTGTTTGGAATAGTTTGGTTATTTCACAATTATTGGTATATATTTATATTCAATCAAAAATCACGAATACTGATTTTTTAACAGGATTATTTAACCGAAGAGAATATGAATTTAGGGTTAAACAATTAAAAAACAATAAATTAAAGCATGTTGAGATATCAGGGATTATGATTGACATCAATGATTTCAAAAAAATCAATGATGATAATGGTCATAAATTTGGAGATGAAGCACTAATTGCTACATCTAAAATGCTTGAAGCATCTGTTAGAAAACAAGATTGTGTATTTAGAGTTGGTGGCGATGAATTTATTGTTATCATATTCAGTGAAGAGCGTGATATTATAAATGATATCATTAAAAGAATTGATAAGGAATTTGTTAAATTCAATCAATCAACTGAACTCCCATTTGAATTAAGTTATTCTATGGGTAAAGGTGTTTTTGATGAAAAGAAACACAATGATATAAATGATTTTTTTGAACACTTAGATTTCATGATGTATGATCAAAAAAAAGTATATAAAGAAAAATGTAAAAGTTAA
- a CDS encoding deoxyribodipyrimidine photo-lyase, protein MNKNRLLHLKDGKTNQNKKYVVYWMQQSQRVHYNHALNHAIKVANLYQLPLVCFFGLDDTYKDANERSYAFMLDGLKEVKEILTKLDITFVLRFGKPQEVVMDVLNDAQALIMDRAYLKIQRAWRKDLFHKLTDNEDLLIDMVDTDLIVPVHIASDKSEYGAYTIRPKIKRLYESFRDFKKLSIIDNKKLVDIISDDDLSNIDDLIQKMDIDHSVPKSSYYHGGYQAASHLFSTFIQEKSDHYPESSDPSTNYTSLMSMYLHFGQISSLELLERLYLALEQGQLKGETFDQYIEQLLIRRELAFNYVFYRQGYDVFETMTENWAYQSMNAHEFDHKDYLYDLETLESYQTHDIYFNAAMKQMVKTGYMHNYMRMYWAKKIIEWSPSFKKAYETTLYLNNKYFIDGRDPNSYAGVAWCFGKHDRAWTERKIFGKLRYMNDKGLERKFNIKQYVQDMDQL, encoded by the coding sequence ATGAATAAAAATCGATTATTACATTTGAAAGATGGAAAAACTAATCAAAACAAAAAATATGTAGTCTATTGGATGCAGCAATCTCAAAGAGTACATTACAATCATGCGCTTAATCATGCAATCAAGGTAGCTAATCTATACCAATTGCCTCTTGTGTGCTTTTTTGGACTTGATGATACGTATAAAGATGCAAATGAGAGAAGTTATGCCTTCATGCTTGATGGATTAAAAGAAGTTAAAGAGATATTAACTAAATTAGATATAACGTTTGTGTTAAGATTTGGAAAACCTCAAGAAGTCGTCATGGATGTATTAAATGATGCACAAGCATTAATTATGGATAGAGCATATCTTAAAATACAAAGAGCTTGGAGAAAAGACTTATTTCATAAATTAACAGATAACGAAGATTTGTTAATTGATATGGTGGACACAGATCTTATAGTACCGGTTCATATTGCATCTGACAAATCAGAATATGGAGCATATACAATTAGACCTAAAATAAAGAGATTATATGAATCCTTTAGAGATTTTAAGAAATTAAGTATTATAGATAATAAAAAATTGGTTGATATCATAAGTGATGATGATTTAAGCAATATTGATGATTTAATTCAAAAAATGGATATTGATCATAGTGTCCCTAAAAGTTCTTATTATCATGGAGGATACCAAGCAGCATCACATTTGTTTTCTACTTTTATCCAAGAAAAATCAGATCACTATCCAGAAAGCAGTGATCCATCAACAAACTATACATCCTTAATGAGTATGTATCTACATTTTGGACAAATCTCTAGTTTAGAACTTTTAGAAAGATTGTACTTAGCCTTAGAACAAGGACAACTTAAAGGTGAAACTTTTGATCAATACATAGAACAGCTCTTAATTCGAAGAGAATTAGCTTTTAATTATGTGTTTTATCGCCAAGGATATGATGTATTTGAAACGATGACAGAAAATTGGGCTTATCAAAGTATGAACGCACATGAGTTTGATCATAAAGACTATTTATATGATTTAGAGACTTTAGAATCTTACCAGACACATGATATATATTTTAATGCAGCAATGAAACAAATGGTGAAAACCGGATATATGCATAATTATATGCGTATGTATTGGGCTAAAAAAATCATTGAATGGTCTCCATCATTTAAAAAAGCTTATGAGACAACATTATATTTAAATAATAAGTATTTTATTGATGGTAGAGATCCAAATAGCTATGCTGGTGTAGCATGGTGTTTTGGTAAACATGATCGTGCGTGGACTGAAAGAAAAATCTTTGGGAAATTAAGATATATGAATGACAAAGGATTAGAAAGAAAGTTTAATATTAAGCAATATGTTCAGGATATGGACCAGCTTTAA
- the heR gene encoding heliorhodopsin HeR: MEKTALQKLRKFNLIMGGIHFIQGVLMLILASTVIQTIGQFKPVITQNFLQYNPVTETLDLVSSNIFELPFGVFVAIFLLLSAGAHALIAIPNKVNAKYNSDLKKGINQFRWFEYALSSSVMIVLIATLFGIYDIASLILIFAVNASMNLFGLVMEQLNARREEGEKIIWGPFIWGSIAGLAPWVAILLYMFGTGNYDQVPWFVWAIVGTYFVAFNTFPVNMVLQYLKVGKWKDYLYGERTYIVLSLVAKTILAWLVLFGAMQP, translated from the coding sequence ATGGAAAAAACAGCTTTACAAAAACTCAGAAAATTTAATCTAATTATGGGGGGCATACACTTTATCCAAGGTGTCTTAATGCTCATCTTAGCTTCAACAGTTATTCAAACAATTGGTCAATTTAAACCAGTTATAACACAAAACTTTCTACAATATAATCCAGTAACAGAAACTTTGGATTTAGTAAGTTCAAATATATTTGAATTACCATTTGGAGTATTTGTAGCAATATTCTTATTGCTATCAGCAGGTGCTCATGCATTGATCGCAATACCTAATAAGGTAAATGCTAAATACAATTCAGATTTAAAAAAAGGTATCAACCAATTTAGATGGTTTGAATATGCTTTAAGTTCATCTGTCATGATCGTATTAATCGCTACACTATTCGGTATATATGATATTGCATCTCTAATATTAATTTTTGCTGTTAATGCATCTATGAATTTATTTGGTCTAGTTATGGAACAATTAAATGCAAGACGTGAAGAAGGCGAAAAAATTATATGGGGTCCATTCATTTGGGGATCTATCGCTGGTTTAGCACCATGGGTAGCAATTCTTCTTTACATGTTTGGTACTGGTAATTACGACCAAGTTCCTTGGTTTGTATGGGCAATCGTTGGTACATACTTCGTAGCATTTAATACATTCCCAGTTAATATGGTATTACAATATCTAAAGGTTGGAAAATGGAAAGATTATCTATATGGTGAAAGAACTTATATCGTATTAAGTTTAGTTGCCAAGACAATTCTTGCATGGTTAGTTTTATTTGGAGCAATGCAACCTTAA
- a CDS encoding tocopherol cyclase family protein: MYFKKINHPEFFQGNRKKNNYFEGWYYKLVSPDLKTSIAFIPGISINKKDPHAFIQVFLSTKHQLVTHYIRYPSDSFTYSHDQFMVQISNQLFTKNEIDIDIDDKQIKIQGKIKLQDHVPLKNSLYAPNIMGPFAYIPFMECNHGVISMQSFLSGSLKINDETIDFNQGKAYLEKDWGKSFPSKYIWLQSNHFSDIDTSIMFSYATIPFMGLSFKGLIVNLVYHNKEYRFSTYNFARILKKEVLDNSIYFILKNGQYKLHVQAKKDREIELKSPAFGVMSQTIKEGLSGIIDIKLYKNDKLIYEDTGYQAGIEVMM, translated from the coding sequence ATGTACTTTAAAAAAATAAATCATCCAGAATTCTTTCAAGGCAATAGAAAGAAAAATAACTATTTTGAAGGTTGGTATTATAAACTTGTTAGTCCTGATTTAAAAACAAGTATTGCATTTATTCCTGGTATTAGCATTAACAAAAAGGATCCTCATGCATTTATACAAGTTTTCTTATCAACTAAACATCAACTAGTCACGCACTATATTAGATATCCTAGTGATAGCTTTACATATAGTCATGATCAATTCATGGTTCAAATAAGCAATCAACTTTTTACTAAAAATGAAATTGATATTGATATAGATGATAAACAAATCAAAATCCAAGGGAAAATAAAGTTACAAGATCATGTCCCTTTAAAAAATAGTTTATATGCTCCTAATATCATGGGCCCATTTGCATATATCCCTTTTATGGAATGTAACCATGGGGTCATCTCGATGCAATCCTTTTTATCAGGTAGCCTTAAAATCAATGATGAAACCATTGATTTTAACCAAGGAAAAGCATATTTAGAAAAGGATTGGGGTAAATCATTTCCTAGTAAATACATTTGGCTACAGTCTAATCATTTTAGTGATATAGATACTTCTATTATGTTTTCTTACGCAACTATACCTTTTATGGGTCTTTCATTTAAAGGATTAATTGTGAATTTAGTCTATCATAACAAGGAATATAGATTTTCAACATATAACTTTGCTAGAATATTAAAAAAAGAGGTTTTAGATAATTCAATCTATTTTATCTTAAAAAATGGTCAGTATAAACTTCATGTTCAAGCAAAAAAAGATAGAGAGATTGAACTCAAATCTCCTGCATTTGGTGTGATGAGTCAAACAATTAAAGAAGGTTTGTCTGGTATTATTGATATAAAACTTTATAAAAATGATAAACTTATTTATGAAGATACTGGCTATCAAGCTGGTATAGAGGTTATGATGTAG